A window of the Gordonia humi genome harbors these coding sequences:
- a CDS encoding adenine phosphoribosyltransferase gives MTVGVAEETAVRLARARTAIERHARLVPDFPEPGVAFKDLTPVLAAADGLAAVTEALADVCAGADLIAGIDARGFLLGGAIAHRLGIGVVAVRKGGKLPPPVVGVDYDLEYGSARLEVPASGIEFAGRRVAVVDDVLATGGTLCASVELLMRMGASVRDVAVVMELEGFPGRTRVEAAGGGSLRVHNLCDG, from the coding sequence ATGACGGTCGGAGTGGCCGAGGAGACGGCCGTGCGCCTGGCGCGTGCCCGGACGGCGATCGAGCGACACGCCCGGCTGGTGCCGGACTTCCCGGAACCGGGCGTCGCGTTCAAAGATCTGACGCCGGTCCTCGCCGCCGCCGACGGGCTCGCCGCGGTCACCGAGGCGCTCGCCGACGTCTGTGCGGGCGCGGATCTGATCGCCGGCATCGACGCCCGCGGCTTCCTGCTCGGCGGCGCGATCGCGCACCGGCTGGGCATCGGCGTCGTCGCCGTCCGCAAGGGCGGAAAGCTGCCGCCGCCGGTCGTCGGCGTCGATTACGACCTCGAGTACGGCTCGGCGCGGCTGGAGGTGCCCGCATCGGGCATCGAGTTCGCCGGTCGCCGTGTCGCCGTCGTCGACGACGTCCTCGCGACGGGTGGAACCCTGTGCGCCAGTGTGGAACTCCTGATGCGAATGGGTGCGTCGGTGCGCGATGTGGCCGTGGTGATGGAACTGGAGGGCTTTCCGGGACGCACGCGGGTCGAGGCGGCGGGCGGCGGTTCGCTGCGCGTGCACAACCTCTGTGACGGGTGA